A segment of the Synechococcus sp. CBW1002 genome:
CTCGATGTTGCGCTCGCTCACCGCCTCCATCGAGCTGCCCTCTTCGGCGGCGCGGCGCAGGATCTTGTCGTCGATGTCGGTGTAGTTCTGCACGAAGGTCACCGCATAGCCGCTCCAGATCAGGTAGCGGCGCAGCACATCCCAGACGATGTAGCTGCGGGCATGGCCCAGATGGCAGAGGTCATACACGGTGACCCCGCAGCAATAGAGGCTCACCTGCCCGGGCACCAGCGGCTCGAACGGCTCGGTGCGACGGGTGAGGGTGTTGGTGAGCCGCAGGGTCACAGGCCGGCCGGTGGTGATCGCTCTGGATCGCACCGTACTGGCGAGCACGGCTTAACCTCCTCGCCATTGGCGATGGCGGTCTGCCCAGCATGCGCAAGACGGCACTGATCACCGGCATCTCCGGGCAGGACGGCTCCTACCTGGCGGAGCTGCTGCTCGAGAAGGGCTATGCGGTGCATGGCATCAAGCGCCGGGCCAGCAGCTTCAACACCCAGCGGATCGATCATCTCTACCAGGATCCCCATGCCCTGGACCGGGCAGATTCGGCGCCGCCCCTGGTGCTCCACTACGGCGACCTCACCGACAGCACCAACCTGATCCGGATCGTGCAGCAGGTGCAGCCCGATGAGATCTACAACCTCGGCGCCCAGAGCCACGTGGCGGTGAGTTTCGAGAGCCCGGAATACACCGCCAACTGCGACGCCCTCGGCACCCTGCGGATTCTGGAGGCGGTGCGGATTCTGGGGCTCAGCGCGAAAACCCGCATCTACCAGGCCAGCACCAGCGAGCTCTATGGCCTGGTGCAGGAGATCCCCCAGAAGGAGAGCACGCCCTTCTACCCCCGCAGCCCCTACGGCGTGGCGAAGCTCTATGCCTACTGGATCACGGTGAACTACCGCGAGGCCTACGGCATGTATGCCTGCAACGGCATCCTGTTCAACCACGAGAGCCCGCGGCGGGGCGAAACCTTCGTGACCCGCAAGATCACCCGCGGTCTGGCCCGCATCGATGCGGGGCTGGAGCCGTGCCTGTTCATGGGCAACCTCGATTCCCTGCGCGACTGGGGCCACGCCCGCGACTACGTCGAGATGCAGTGGCGGATGCTGCAGCAGGATGGTCCGCCGGAAGACTTCGTGATCGCCACCGGCCGGCAGGAGAGTGTGCGGCGCTTCATCGAGCTCGCGGCTGAACAGCTGGGCTGGGGCGGCATCCGCTGGAGCGGAGACGGGGTGAACGAGGTGGGCCGGCGCGCCGGCACCGATCAGGTGGTGGTGCGCATTGATCCGCGCTACTTCCGCCCCGCCGAGGTGGCCACCCTGCTGGGCGATCCCAGCCGCGCCCAGCAGAAACTGGGCTGGACCCCCACCACCACCCTCGAGGAACTGGTGGCCGAGATGGTGGCCGAAGACCAGCAGGAGGCAGCGAAGGAGGCCACCCTGCGCCGCGAAGGCTTCAAGGTGGTGGGGTCGATGGAGAACCCTCCCACGACCCCCCACATGCTCGAGAAAGCAGGGCTGGGGCTCGGTTGAGATGGGCGCCAACCTGATCCATCCCTCCGACCGCATCTTCGTGGCCGGCCACCGCGGCATGGCCGGCGGGGCGATCTGCCGGGCCCTGGAGCGGCGGGGTTACACCCATCGGCTCACCGCCGATCGCGCCGAGCTCGATCTGGAGGATGCGGTGGCGGTGCGCCAGTGGTTCGAGGCGAACCGGCCCCAGGTGGTGGTCCTGGCGGCGGCGAAGGTGGGCGGCATCCACTTCAACGACACCTATCCCGCCGATTTCCTGCTCGACAACCTCAAGATCGAGACCCATGTGATCGAGAGTGCCTGGCGGTGCGGCACCCGCCGGTTGCTGTTTCTCGGCAGCAGTTGCATCTATCCCCGCCTGGCGCAGCAGCCGATCCGTGAGGAGGCGCTGCTCACCGGGCCGCTCGAGCCCACGAATGAGTGGTATGCGATCGCCAAGATCACCGGCATCAAGCTGTGCGCGGCCCTGCGGCGGCAATACGGGTTCGACGCGATCAGCCTGATGCCCACCAACCTCTACGGGCCCGGCGACAACTACCACCCCACCCACAGCCACGTGTTGCCCGCCCTGATCCGCCGCTTCCACGAGGCGAAGCTGGCCCACGCCCCCAGCGTCACCTGCTGGGGCAGCGGCTCGCCGCTGCGGGAATTCCTCCATGCCGATGATCTCGGCGAGGCCTGTGTGCATGCTCTCGAGACCTACGCCCCTGATCCGGCGGATCCGGTGCAGCACCTCAACGTGGGCACCGGCATTGATCTGCCGATCCGGGAGTTGGCCCAGTTGGTGGCCGGCGCCGTGGGCTACCAGGGCGAGATCCTCTGGGACACCACCAAGCCGGATGGCACCCCCAGGAAGCAGCTCGATGTGAGCCGGATCGAGGCCACCGGCTGGAAGGCCCGCATCCCTCTGGCCGAAGGGCTGGTGAGCACCTACGCCGATTTCCTCGCCCCTGGCACCCGTCTCTGATCGCGGCGGCGCAGGCGTGCACCGGCGCATCAGCGCATCAGCGCACCAGGGCATCAGCGCACCACCAGCACCGGACAGGGCGCCTGCACCAGCACCCGCTGGGTCTCGCTGCCCAGCAGCAGGCCCACCAGGCCCCGCCGGCCATGGGAGGCCATCACGATCAGGTCGCAGCCGAGACGCTCCACGGCCTCAAGGATGCTGCTGTGCACCCCGTCGGCACTGCTGCTCTCGGTGCTCACCGGCACGCCGGCCTGCTCGGCCACCGCTCGGGCGTCCGCCAGGATCCGCGTCGAGTCGTCTTTGGCGGCCTGCAGCAGCGCTTCGATCGTGGTGGGTTCCACCATTTCGCCCATGCCCACCAACGAGAGCGCCACGTTCTCGCGCACATGCAGCAGGGTGATGCGGCTGCCCAGGCTGCGGGCCAGCTCCACCGCCTGCGTCACCGCCTTCCCGGATGCGGCAGAGCCATCGGTGGGCACCAGCAGATGGGCGAAGGCCATGGTGGCGACGGCAGCACACGCCCGGTCTAGACAAAGGCTCCGACTCTGTCGCCCCGGCTGTCACGCATGCTGATCTGGTTTGCGTCGATCAGTGCAGTGGGTCGCTGATCACCAGGGTGGAGCAGCTCAGCCGGCGCAGCAGCCAGCTGGCGCGGTCGCTGGCGGCGATCGGCAGGCCGCCCACCAGCCGCCGCTGGGAGCGCAGGATCACCAGATCGTGCAGGCTGGCCTGGCGCAGGATGCCGGCCTCGATCGCCAGGCTGGGCACCAGCTGCACATCCACCGCCACCCGCGGGCGGCGGGCGTCGGGGTCGGGCAACCAGTGCTGCAACTGCTGCCGGATCTGCTGGCGTTCGCTCTCCGGCAGGCGGGGATCATGCAGGTGCAGCAGGGTGATCCGCACCGGCCCGGATGGCGCTTCTGCCGTTCCAGGCGGGCCCCCTGGCGTGGTGCTGACGCTGTTGGCGATGCGCTCGGCCAGTTGCACCTGCTCCAGGGCACTGGCCGAGAGGTCTTTGATCGGCACCAGCAGGCGGCGCAGCTCGCGCGGGTTGCGCCGCAGGCGGGTCACCACCACCGGGCAATGGGCCTGGCGGCAGAGCCCATCCACCAGATCTCCGAACAGCCAGCGGCCCAGCCGCGCCGGCGATCCCACCCCCACCACCAGCAGGTCGGCCCCCTGCTCCAGGGCCGCCCTGGCGATGCCGCCGGCCACCTCGTGATCCACCCGCAGCAGGGGGCTGCTGCGGAAGCGGAGGACGCGACTGATCGCTTCGGTGTCGAGCAGCAGCTGGCGGGCCCGGGCCAGGTCTGTGGTGAGGGCCATGGAGCCCTGCCGTTCCGCCTCGGAGCGGGAGGGGGTCACCACCGCCAGAGGCAGCACCAGCCCCTCGCGGCCCTCTTCCCCGCCGATCAGCTGGCTGGCCATGCCCAGCAGGGCCCGCTCGTTGGCGGGATTGGCGATCGGCACCATCACCCGCAGGGCCCGGTGCACCAGCGCCAGCTGGCCGGTCGAGGCGTCGGTCTGGAGAGCCGCGGTGCGCTCCTCGCGCAGGCGGGCCATCGCCATGCTGGTGAGGGCCGGCCCCAGGATCGCCGTCACCACCATCAACGCCAGCACGCTGTTCAGCACCGTTTCGTTGAGCAGCCCGGCGCGGAATCCCACCGTGGTGGCGGCCAGGGTGGCGGCCACCTGGGGCAATGACAACGACCAGAGGGTGAGCATCTCGGCGCCGCTGTAGCGGTAGATCAGGCCGGAGAGCCAGGCGGCCAGGCCCTTGCTGGCCACCAGAACGCCGATCAGGGCGGCCGCAAAGCCGAAGCCCATCACGGTGCGCAGGAACACCGGCACATCGAGCAGCAGCCCCAGATCGATGAAGAAGATCGGGATGAACAGGCTGGCCCCCACCAGGATCACCTGCTCCTTCACCGGCCCCTCCGGCAGCACGGCGTTCACCGCCAGCCCGGCCAGAAAGGCCCCCACGATCTTCTCCACCCCGGCCAGTTCCGCTCCGACGGCCGAGAGAAACAGGGCGAGCAGCACCGCCACCAGCAGCCGCCCGTCGCCGTCGCCGCTGCGGCGCACCAGGGCATGGCCCAGACGCCGGATCACCACCACCGTGGTGGTGGCGAAGACCGCCACCTTGACCAGCAGCCCGACCAGCCCCAGGGCTGAGAAGCTGCCCTGGCCGAGGCTGATGCACAGCGCCAGCACCAGCAGGGAGGCGATGTCCGTGAAGATCGTGCCGCCGATCGCCACGGTCACCGATTCCTCCCGCATGGCGCCGTAGCTGCGCACGATCGGGTACCCAAGAGGGGTGTGGGAGGCCAGAACCGAGCCCAGCAGCACCGCGCTCACCGCCCCGAAGCCGCTGAAGAAGCCCAGCGCCGTGCCGGCGACCATCGGCAGGCTGAAGGTGAGCAGCCCGAAGCGAAACGAACGCTGGCGGATCCGCTGGAATTCGGCCAGGTCGATCTCCAGACCGGCGATGAACAGCAGATAGACCACGCCCACATCGGAGAGCAGGGCCACGGTGGGGCTGTCCGGCGTGAGCCAGCCGAGGGCATGGGGGCCCACCAGCACACCGGCCACCAGCAATCCCACCAGATCGGGCAGCCGCATCCGCCGGAACAGGGGCGGCACCAGCACACTCAGGGCGAGCAGCAGAGCGAAGCTGCCGAGCGGATTGGCAGCCAGGTACTCGGCCACTACAGCCCTTGCCAGCCGGCCAGGTGGGAGGCGGCGGTGGAGCGGGCCAGGGCCCGGGCGGCTGGCAGGGCCGGCTCCAGCCGCATGGAGCTGAAGGGTGGCAGGGAGCGTCGGCGCAGCCAGGCTCCCCAGCGGAACTCGTGGAAGGGAATCAGGGGAGCCGGGGCGATCACCCCCTCCTGCTTCAGCTTCCAGACCAGGCTGCGGTAGGGGTCATCCTGCAGCTCCCCCAGATGGTTGGGCAGCGCGGCGGGATCGAGCGGACCATGGCCGCGGCCGTTATAGAGATACAGCCAGCCGCGTTGATGCAGGGCGCTCAGGCTGGCCTTGAGATCCGTGGTTGCAATCTCCAGGGCCACGTAACCGAACGCGGAAGCCAGTGGATCGAGGGAGAACAATCCGCTGAGCCGGTGATGGCGGTCCACCATCCAGAGCAATCCGGCGGCGTTGCGCGCCATGGGTACGGGCTTCTTGCGCAGGTAGGCGCGCCTGTCGTCGGGGCTGTCGCGGGAGAAATCGGCGTGGCGCCGCTGCACCTCGGCCCGGCCCACGCACAGCTGGGTGGGCCGCAGCGAGGCGATCGGCACCTCCAGCAGGGGCTCATCCGGCTGGGGCGGTGGCAGGGGGTCGTAGGGGAGAAGGTGCAGGGGTCCTGCGCGGATCTCCCCATCCTGGCGCGATCAGCCTGGTCTCGCAGGAAGCCGGGGCGGGGTGTTCCCGGCGGGCCGGGCTGCGGCGGCCTCGGTGCCGGATAGGGTCGGCTCCTGCTCAGGACTCCATGGCCCCTACTTCCGTTCCGGCACCGGAGTGGCTGCCTCAGGCCAACCCCGTGACCACGCCACCTGGGAGCACCACCGCGTTGGATCGGCCACTGGAGAGTGCCCACGGACCGATCGGCGTGATGGTGTGCGGCCACGGCAGCCGCAACCGCCTGGCGGTGGCTGAGTTCGCCGCCCTGGCGGAGCAGCTGCGCGCCCGGCTGGCGCCGGTCCCGGTCGACTACGGCTATCTCGAGTTCGCCCGCCCGATCCTGCGCGATGGCCTCGAGCGGCTGCGGCAGCAGGGGGTGCGCCATGTGCTGGCGGTGCCGGCGATGCTGTTCGCCGCCGGCCACGCCAAGAACGACATCCCCTCGGTGCTCAACACCTACGCCGCCGAGACGGGCCTGGTGATCGACTACGGCCGCGAGCTGGGGGTGGATCTCAAGATGATCCAGGCGGCCGGTGCCCGTATCCGTGAAGCCATCGAGACTGCCGATGCCGCCGCCCGCGCCCGCGGCGAGGAGCCGGTGGGCCCGCACGACACCTGCCTGGTGGTGGTGGGGCGCGGCTCCTCCGATCCCGACGCCAACTCCAACGTGGCCAAGGTGACGCGGATGCTGGTGGAGGGCTTCGGCTTCGGCTGGGGTGAAACCGTCTATTCCGGCGTCACCTTTCCCCTGGTGGAGCCGGGGCTGCGGCAGGTGGTCAAGCTGGGCCACCGGCGGCTGGTGGTGTTCCCCTACTTCCTCTTTTCCGGCGTGCTGGTCAGCCGGATCCTGCAGCACAGCCAGCGCGTCGCCGACGACCACCCCGACGTGGAGATGGTGTCTGCGTCTTACCTGGGCGATCACCCGCTGGTGCTGGCCACCTTTGCCGAACGGGTCGACGAGGTGCTGCGGGGCGACACCGCCATGAACTGCTCGCTCTGTAAATACCGTGCCCAGGTGCTGGGCTTCGAGCGGGAGGTGGGGGCGCCGCAGCACAGCCATCACCACCATGTCGAGGGGCTGGTCGAGAGCTGCACCCTCTGCGAGCGCGAATGCACCGGCGCCTGCCAGCCGGATGGGGTGCCGATTCCCCTGGGGGGGGCAGCCGCTGCCCATAGCCACAGCCACGACCCTGCCCACAGCCACGATCACGCCCATGGGTCTGCGCAGGAGGCGGAGCCCGGCCATCACCATCCCCCCTATCCCCACGCCGACCACCCCCTGGGCCCACGAACCCTGCGCGGCTGAAGGGCAGCGTGAGGGCCGGCAGCAGGTCCAGCAGCAGGGCCAGCGCAGGTCTTGACCCTGGGATTCACGACCTGAGTCTCAAGAGACACGCTGACGATCAGCAGCGCTGATCGGTGTTGGCGGTCCGTCGGTTTCCCGGCTTCTCGGCGGTTTTCCCCAGAGCCATGCCTGTTTTTCCCCAGGTGTTCGGCTTGCGGCCCCGCTGGGATGGGGGGTGCTGGGGAATCGCCCGATTCCCCAGGCAACGCCCCTTGACACCGGTCCGTTCAGGGCGACGGTTGCGGGAATGGCCCCCTGGACCCTGGGTCGATCCCCTGCAGCAACAGAGATCTCAGCGGTGAGACCCCGGAGTGCAGGGCGGGGTCACGGCCTTTGACGGAGCACTGGCTGCCGTGGCCTACTGAAGGTCTCAATCGCTCAGGCGTTCATGGCAGCTCCCTCGGAAGGCTTCAGCGGCAGCATCGGCAGTGACCCTGCCCACAGCCGCGTCAGCCTCGAGGCCGAGGTGCCGGAAGCCCTGTTCGATGGCATGCGCGACTTCCTCGGTCACCATCCCCAGTGGGACCAGTACCGGCTGATGACCTCCGCCCTGGCCGGCTTCCTGTTTCAGAACGGCTGCACCGACAGCTGCGTGACGCAGCACTACCTCAACGGCCTGTTCCTGCGGCCCTGAGAATCGAACCATGCATCGGTTCAGGACGACACCCAATAAAAAAGGCGGGAGTGCCAACCCCCGCCCCTGGTTTCTCCCTTGCCCGACCCATTGGAAGGTCGCCCGCAAAGTGTGCGGGCAAGGCGCCCCAGGGATTGTGGTGACCGACACCGCTTTGGGCCCAGGGTGAGCAGCCCCTGACCAAAGCTTTGCGGCCCTGGCGACCCGTCCACGAGGCCTCAGTCAGGCCTCCAGGGCCTCGTCACCCCGCCCCAGCCGCTCGGCGGCGGCGGCGCAGGCGCGCCAGGTGATCGCCATCTCGGTGAGGGTGGGGCTCTGCCAGCCGGCCGTGGGCCAGCAGGCCCCATCCACCACCAGCAGGTTGGGGGCCCGCCAACACTGGTTCCAGCGGTTCACCACCCCGTCCGTTTCGCGGGCGGCCATGCGGGCCCCGCCCAGTTCGTGGATGTAGTAACCCGGCGGTGCCGCCCCTGGGGCGAAGGCGGCCCCACGCTTCACCAGGGGTTCCACCAGGGGCAGCACATAGAGCTGGTCCAGCGGCCGGATGGTGCCGCCGGCGCTGGTCACCGCCGCTTCGATGCGGCGGTGCATGTGATCCACCATCCGCCGCTCGTTCTCGCCCCAGCGGCAGTCGATGTGGGCGGCCGGTAGGCCAAAGCCGTCGCGCAGATCCGGATCGAGGCTCACCCGGTTGTGCGCCTGGGGCAGCACCTCGCCGTGGCCGATCAGGAAGCCCACCGCTTCGCCTGGCCGCCGCTGGAAGGGCCTCGGCGGATCCATGCGCTGGATCGCACACCAGAGCCCGTAGCCGCGCAAGAAATCCGGAGGAGGTTCGTCCGTCGCCCCGGCCAGTGCCCCAGTCTTGCCCAGCGCAGTGGTCTTCATGCTCGCGGGCAGGTTCACGGTGTTGGGGATGAAGCAGCTGCCCGCCCCCGACAGCTCCGTGGGCCCCTCAGGTGCCGGCTGGTCGGGGATCGAGAAGAAGCGGCTGGTGGAGATGTGATCCATCAGGTAGTGCCCCAACGTGCCGGAGGGATCCACCAGGCCGCCGCTGCGCTGCTCCTCGCTGGAGTGCAGCAGGATGCGCAGGGTCTCGATCGTGGAGGCGCACAGCACCACCAGTCGCGCCGTCTGGCGCTGCAGGTTGCCGCTGCGGCCATCGAGGAACACCACCGCCTCGGCGCGGTTGCCGCCGGCATCGAGCTCCACGTGGCTCACCACCGCCTCGCTGCGCAGCTGCACGCGCCCCGTGGCCCGCGCCCGGGCCAAGGCGCCGCCGGGGGAGCTGGAGGCGGGCCAGGGCTGCTCCGGGCTGGGCCGGTGCAGGGCAAAGCCGCGCGAGCAGATCAGGGGCAGGGCCAGGTCGCGCCCGATGCTGGCCCCCAGGTTCCGTTCCGCCGGGGTGAGGGGCAGGGGAGGCCGGGTGTCGCCATCGGGGAGCTGGGGCAGGCCATCGCGGTCGCCGTGCACCCCCAGAAACCGCTCCAGCCGGCTGTAGTACGGATCCAGATCGCGGCTGCCGATCGGCCAGCAGGGGCCGTGGCCATCCCGGTCGGCAGCCCGGAATTCGGCCTCCGACAGCCGCAGGGTGATGCCCCCCCAGGTGAGGCTCTTGCCGCCCACCTGGCGGCCGCGGCTCCAGAGAAAGGGCCGATCCGGCGGCGTGCTGTAGGGCAGGGCACGCTCATCCACGTAGAGCCGTGGGTTGGCCTTCCAGTAACCCGGGTGCTCGGCCTGCAGGCGCTGGTTGCCGGCCATCAGGCTGCTGATCCGCCGCAGGCTGTTGGCCGGTTCGCTGCCCAGGGCCTGGCGCGGGCTGAGATCAGGGCCGGCCTCCAGCACCAGCACCCGGGCGCCGGCTTCCGCCAGCACCATCGCCGCCACCCCACCGGTGGCCCCTGACCCCACCACGATCGCGTCCCAGGCTTCAGGGGAAGAGGAGGCCGGCACCAAGGGGCGGCGGGAATTGCTGCGGCGAAACTACTGCTAGGCCAGCTGGCGATCGAGGCGCAGCAGGCTGTCGAGCAGCACCTGCACCCCGGCGGCGCATTGCTGCGGCGAGGTGAACTCCTGGGCCGAATGGCTGACGCCGTCGCGGCTGGGCACGAACACCATGCCCATCAGGCTCAGACGGCCCATCTCCTGGGCGTCGTGGCTGGCGCGGCTCGGCAGGTGGGTGTGGCTGTAGCCGAGCGCCTCGCAGCTCTGCACGATCACCTCCTGGACGGCCGCCGCCGCAGGGGTGGGATCCACCACGAACTGCGGCTCCAGGGCGATGCGGGTGCGGCTGGCCACGGCGATGTTCTCGATCTTGCGCTGCAGGTGGGCGCGCATGTGATCAATCACGTCGTGGGAGAGATCGCGCATGTCGAGCGTCATCTCCACCCGCCCCGGCACGATGTTGGCCGCGTTGGGCCAGACCTGCAGCTTGCCCACCGTGGCCACCGGATCACCGGGGAAATGGCGGGCCATATCCTCGATCGCCAGCACCAGCTGGGCCGCCGTGGTGAGGGCATCGCGGCGCATTCCCATCGGTGTGGTGCCGGCATGGTTGGCCTGGCCGTCCACCGTGATGGTGTAGCGCTGCTGCCCCACCACTCCTTCCACCACGCCGATCTGCTTGCCCACCGCTTCGAGCACGCCCCCCTGCTCCACATGCAGCTCCAGGAAGCAGGCGAGGTCTTCGGGGCGCCGCTGGGCGGTGCTCCGCTGCTGCCAGTCGCCGCCGATCCGCTCCAGACAGGTGGCGATCGGCTCACCGATCGTGGTGCGGTAGGCCTCCGCTTCGGCGGGAGCCCGCCCCACCATCGACTTGCAGCCCACCATCGTGTTCTCCTCATCGGCGAAGACGATCACCTCGAGCGGGTGGTCCAGCTGAACCCCCGCCTCCTGCAGGGTCTGGGCCACCTCGAGGCCGCCCATCACCCCCAGGGCGCCGTCGTAGAGCCCACCGGAGGGCACGGTGTCGATGTGGGAGCCGGTGGCCAGGCAGCCGCGCTGCGGCGACCGGCCCGCCAGCCGGCCGATCAGGTTGCCGGCCGCATCGATCCGCACCTCCAGACCGGCCTCCTCCATCCAGCCCTGCACGAGGGCGCGGGCCTGCAGGTCTTCCGGGCTGAAGGCCAGCCGCCGGATCGCGCCGGAGGGTTGCCGGCCGATCCGGCCCAGCTGCTCGAGGCGGTCCGCCAGCCGGGTGTCATTGATCGACAGCGCCGGCAGGCGTTCGGGACTGGCCGCGGGCAGGCTGGATCCGCCCGGTTGGGCGCCGGCCAGGAGGTGGCTGGATCGGGGGTCGCTGGAGAGGGTCAAGGAACGCGGCGGCGGCGGAGCTGAAGCTGCTCTCGATCGTTGTCGTCGATTCTGGTCTTCATCAGCTCTCGATCAGCTCTCGATCAGGTCTCGATCAGGTCTTGATCAGGTCTGGATCAGGTCTGGATTCGGGCCTGGAACCTGATGGGCTCTGGAGGCGGCTGTTGCACGGCTCCGCTGGTGGTTCCGCTGGCGGCTCGGATGGTGGCTCGGATGGCGGCTCGGATGGTGGCGATGACGACAGCGCCACCAGCAGATTTACCTAACCTCGGTACCACTCATTTCTGGCCTGGGAACGCCTCTCCCGCCCCCGATGACCTACTCGATCGTCGCCTGGGATCCGTCCACCGGCATGACCGGGGTAGCCGTTGCCACCAAGCACCTGGCGGTGGGTTCTCTCGTGCCCCATGCCCGCGCTGGTGTGGGAGCAGTGGCCACCCAGTCGTCGACCAATCCCCTGCTCGG
Coding sequences within it:
- the gmd gene encoding GDP-mannose 4,6-dehydratase — encoded protein: MRKTALITGISGQDGSYLAELLLEKGYAVHGIKRRASSFNTQRIDHLYQDPHALDRADSAPPLVLHYGDLTDSTNLIRIVQQVQPDEIYNLGAQSHVAVSFESPEYTANCDALGTLRILEAVRILGLSAKTRIYQASTSELYGLVQEIPQKESTPFYPRSPYGVAKLYAYWITVNYREAYGMYACNGILFNHESPRRGETFVTRKITRGLARIDAGLEPCLFMGNLDSLRDWGHARDYVEMQWRMLQQDGPPEDFVIATGRQESVRRFIELAAEQLGWGGIRWSGDGVNEVGRRAGTDQVVVRIDPRYFRPAEVATLLGDPSRAQQKLGWTPTTTLEELVAEMVAEDQQEAAKEATLRREGFKVVGSMENPPTTPHMLEKAGLGLG
- a CDS encoding GDP-L-fucose synthase, which produces MGANLIHPSDRIFVAGHRGMAGGAICRALERRGYTHRLTADRAELDLEDAVAVRQWFEANRPQVVVLAAAKVGGIHFNDTYPADFLLDNLKIETHVIESAWRCGTRRLLFLGSSCIYPRLAQQPIREEALLTGPLEPTNEWYAIAKITGIKLCAALRRQYGFDAISLMPTNLYGPGDNYHPTHSHVLPALIRRFHEAKLAHAPSVTCWGSGSPLREFLHADDLGEACVHALETYAPDPADPVQHLNVGTGIDLPIRELAQLVAGAVGYQGEILWDTTKPDGTPRKQLDVSRIEATGWKARIPLAEGLVSTYADFLAPGTRL
- a CDS encoding universal stress protein: MAFAHLLVPTDGSAASGKAVTQAVELARSLGSRITLLHVRENVALSLVGMGEMVEPTTIEALLQAAKDDSTRILADARAVAEQAGVPVSTESSSADGVHSSILEAVERLGCDLIVMASHGRRGLVGLLLGSETQRVLVQAPCPVLVVR
- a CDS encoding cation:proton antiporter; this encodes MAEYLAANPLGSFALLLALSVLVPPLFRRMRLPDLVGLLVAGVLVGPHALGWLTPDSPTVALLSDVGVVYLLFIAGLEIDLAEFQRIRQRSFRFGLLTFSLPMVAGTALGFFSGFGAVSAVLLGSVLASHTPLGYPIVRSYGAMREESVTVAIGGTIFTDIASLLVLALCISLGQGSFSALGLVGLLVKVAVFATTTVVVIRRLGHALVRRSGDGDGRLLVAVLLALFLSAVGAELAGVEKIVGAFLAGLAVNAVLPEGPVKEQVILVGASLFIPIFFIDLGLLLDVPVFLRTVMGFGFAAALIGVLVASKGLAAWLSGLIYRYSGAEMLTLWSLSLPQVAATLAATTVGFRAGLLNETVLNSVLALMVVTAILGPALTSMAMARLREERTAALQTDASTGQLALVHRALRVMVPIANPANERALLGMASQLIGGEEGREGLVLPLAVVTPSRSEAERQGSMALTTDLARARQLLLDTEAISRVLRFRSSPLLRVDHEVAGGIARAALEQGADLLVVGVGSPARLGRWLFGDLVDGLCRQAHCPVVVTRLRRNPRELRRLLVPIKDLSASALEQVQLAERIANSVSTTPGGPPGTAEAPSGPVRITLLHLHDPRLPESERQQIRQQLQHWLPDPDARRPRVAVDVQLVPSLAIEAGILRQASLHDLVILRSQRRLVGGLPIAASDRASWLLRRLSCSTLVISDPLH
- a CDS encoding ParB-like protein; the protein is MPIASLRPTQLCVGRAEVQRRHADFSRDSPDDRRAYLRKKPVPMARNAAGLLWMVDRHHRLSGLFSLDPLASAFGYVALEIATTDLKASLSALHQRGWLYLYNGRGHGPLDPAALPNHLGELQDDPYRSLVWKLKQEGVIAPAPLIPFHEFRWGAWLRRRSLPPFSSMRLEPALPAARALARSTAASHLAGWQGL
- a CDS encoding sirohydrochlorin chelatase; the protein is MVCGHGSRNRLAVAEFAALAEQLRARLAPVPVDYGYLEFARPILRDGLERLRQQGVRHVLAVPAMLFAAGHAKNDIPSVLNTYAAETGLVIDYGRELGVDLKMIQAAGARIREAIETADAAARARGEEPVGPHDTCLVVVGRGSSDPDANSNVAKVTRMLVEGFGFGWGETVYSGVTFPLVEPGLRQVVKLGHRRLVVFPYFLFSGVLVSRILQHSQRVADDHPDVEMVSASYLGDHPLVLATFAERVDEVLRGDTAMNCSLCKYRAQVLGFEREVGAPQHSHHHHVEGLVESCTLCERECTGACQPDGVPIPLGGAAAAHSHSHDPAHSHDHAHGSAQEAEPGHHHPPYPHADHPLGPRTLRG
- a CDS encoding DUF2811 domain-containing protein, which produces MAAPSEGFSGSIGSDPAHSRVSLEAEVPEALFDGMRDFLGHHPQWDQYRLMTSALAGFLFQNGCTDSCVTQHYLNGLFLRP
- a CDS encoding GMC oxidoreductase, with amino-acid sequence MVLAEAGARVLVLEAGPDLSPRQALGSEPANSLRRISSLMAGNQRLQAEHPGYWKANPRLYVDERALPYSTPPDRPFLWSRGRQVGGKSLTWGGITLRLSEAEFRAADRDGHGPCWPIGSRDLDPYYSRLERFLGVHGDRDGLPQLPDGDTRPPLPLTPAERNLGASIGRDLALPLICSRGFALHRPSPEQPWPASSSPGGALARARATGRVQLRSEAVVSHVELDAGGNRAEAVVFLDGRSGNLQRQTARLVVLCASTIETLRILLHSSEEQRSGGLVDPSGTLGHYLMDHISTSRFFSIPDQPAPEGPTELSGAGSCFIPNTVNLPASMKTTALGKTGALAGATDEPPPDFLRGYGLWCAIQRMDPPRPFQRRPGEAVGFLIGHGEVLPQAHNRVSLDPDLRDGFGLPAAHIDCRWGENERRMVDHMHRRIEAAVTSAGGTIRPLDQLYVLPLVEPLVKRGAAFAPGAAPPGYYIHELGGARMAARETDGVVNRWNQCWRAPNLLVVDGACWPTAGWQSPTLTEMAITWRACAAAAERLGRGDEALEA
- a CDS encoding Zn-dependent hydrolase, with protein sequence MTLSSDPRSSHLLAGAQPGGSSLPAASPERLPALSINDTRLADRLEQLGRIGRQPSGAIRRLAFSPEDLQARALVQGWMEEAGLEVRIDAAGNLIGRLAGRSPQRGCLATGSHIDTVPSGGLYDGALGVMGGLEVAQTLQEAGVQLDHPLEVIVFADEENTMVGCKSMVGRAPAEAEAYRTTIGEPIATCLERIGGDWQQRSTAQRRPEDLACFLELHVEQGGVLEAVGKQIGVVEGVVGQQRYTITVDGQANHAGTTPMGMRRDALTTAAQLVLAIEDMARHFPGDPVATVGKLQVWPNAANIVPGRVEMTLDMRDLSHDVIDHMRAHLQRKIENIAVASRTRIALEPQFVVDPTPAAAAVQEVIVQSCEALGYSHTHLPSRASHDAQEMGRLSLMGMVFVPSRDGVSHSAQEFTSPQQCAAGVQVLLDSLLRLDRQLA